AATTACCCCATTATAACAAGTTCCCTTCATAACAACTATGCATTTCTTAAGAATTTCTTCATAATTAAGGTGAACGAATGTTAAGATTTGAGCAGTACAATAGATCATGTAGATACGAGAGATAGAAATTGATTTCTTCAAAATTGGAAAAGAACTGAGGTGGGTACAATGGCTGCTTTCACAGTACTTGTTGCGGATGATGACCAAGATATCCGCGATGGGATTGAAATTTATTTGAAAAATGAAGGATACAACGTATTAAAGGCTGCAGATGGGCAAGAAGCGCTGACGTTGCTTGAAGATCATGATGTTCATCTCCTTATATTAGATATTATGATGCCGAACATGGATGGAATCACGGCGACTTTTAAAATTCGTGAGGCCCAGAACATTCCTATCATTATGTTAAGCGCTAAAGCCGAGGATTCCGATAAAATTCACGGTTTATCGGTCGGCGCGGATGATTATGTCACAAAGCCGTTTCATCCGATGGAACTGATGGCGAGGGTGAAATCACAATTGCGCCGTTATGTTCAATTCGGCACATATGAAGGGCCGCAGCAGAAGATTGTTGTGGATGGATTGGAACTTGACGAAGAGGCAAAGGCGATTACTGTTGATGGTGAAGTCGTGAAATTTACACCGATTGAATATAAAATTACAGAATTACTGATGAAGCACGCGGGACGAGTATTTTCAATCCATGAAATTTACGAGCGTGTCTGGAATGAAGAAGCGTATAACGCGGAAAATATCGTTGCGGTGCATATACG
This window of the Sporosarcina pasteurii genome carries:
- a CDS encoding response regulator transcription factor, which produces MAAFTVLVADDDQDIRDGIEIYLKNEGYNVLKAADGQEALTLLEDHDVHLLILDIMMPNMDGITATFKIREAQNIPIIMLSAKAEDSDKIHGLSVGADDYVTKPFHPMELMARVKSQLRRYVQFGTYEGPQQKIVVDGLELDEEAKAITVDGEVVKFTPIEYKITELLMKHAGRVFSIHEIYERVWNEEAYNAENIVAVHIRKIREKIEADPKNPRYVKVVWGIGYKIEK